The Aethina tumida isolate Nest 87 chromosome 5, icAetTumi1.1, whole genome shotgun sequence genomic sequence CTGGATGAGTCGCATCAATTTGGTTGTAAACTTATGTGACATGTTCACACGATAAATGAAAgcgacaaaaatatatatgaacaagtaatttgttgtttaacacATTTGTAATGTTGTCATTCGTGTTGTTTTGGCTTTTTATATGTGTTTACTTTCTACAATTAAACGTGgaacatttctttttatattttaatgttttgttacatcttttattagaaattgctCAAAtcataattagttaaaattatggtATTATAAAGGATTATAAATTGGGTCAAACTTTTCCAAGGTACTTTCAGTTTTTTGTTGGTACTGAATTTTGGAAATCTCgacttaacttaaaatatataacttctTTGATAGGtatgttaaattgttattttattagtattctttagtgaatatttaataattttataaattaacatttcgtTGTTTGAATAGACTTTATCATAAATTAGTGAAACATTGAAATTCACTGCGCAAAATTTATAACTCTTtcgttttacattattttgttatttgactaataactttttgttttttgagttaacctattcataaaatagcaaaattaattaaagtaacaacttagaaattacaatttcttagatatgtatattaaattattttattggtaatattttgtaaattcttaataattctaTGATAACTTTTTGTTGTTTGAATAGACTTTACACCCATAAAATagtcaaacattttaaattcactgttcaaattatataacttctacgttttctattattattttgatagtttttaataaccttctgtttttttttgagttaacTCTTCaaaaagtagtaaaattaattaaattaacaacttaaaaaatacaacttACTtgatatgtatattaaattattgtttattggtaattttttgtaatttcctaataattctattaataacttttaaatttactgtccAAATTACATAACTTTTTCGttttccattattattttgttattttattgataaccttctgtttttttttgtgaacttttcaaaaaatagtaaaattaattaaattaacaacttaaaaaatacgACTTACttgatatgtatataaaaccattgttttattggtatttttttgtaaattcttaataattctaTTGATAACTCTTTGTTGTTTGAATAGACTATATCATCAAATagtcaaacattttaaattcactgtccaaattatataacttcttcgtttttcaatattattttgttatttaattggtaGGTAACCTTCTGTTTTTTTgagttaatttttcaaaaaatagtaaaattaattaaattaaaaacttaaaaaatacaacttctttgatatatatattaaattaatgctttcttaaaaattttattgataacttTATGTTGTTTGAATAGACTTCGTCATAAAAtagtctaaaattttaaattcactgCTCAAAATGTccttttacattattattttgttattttattgataactttttgttttttgagtTAAcctttacacaaaatattaaaaataattaatttaacataataaaacatacaacttttttattatatatatattaaattgttgttttattggtaatattttgcaaATTATTCAGTGAAATGTATGTTTACAATAGGatgaaaagtattaaattaaatattattaaatttttgaaataaattttcgatattatactatattgttaatactaacaattatttaaaaatattttacatttgatgttaaaaatttggacattaaaattattaaataaaaattaagaataaatttaatgaatcagTTTCAAactagaatttattaataataaatataaaatgtggtttaaattttttgacgaaaacttattaatgaaaatttcttaCCTTTATCTCATTTTCTTGATCAGAAATTGGAACCTGACGAAGAATGAATGTTAAATAAGtacaagtaaaataataaaatattaaaaatacgagTTCAAGTTGGAtgttaacacaaaaaaaaatggttgTTAATGAAAACCAAGAGAAGAACAGTTCTTTGCACAACATCCAACATTGAACTGGTCCACGAACAACAGCACTAACTAACCCCTTGAGCAGCAACGAGAACCAAGGCGAAAACCAAAACCACGTGTTGCTTCATCTTCGATCACCGACCACAATCACGAAACTGATAACAAACCGAAAGACGAATTGTCATTTATAGAATTGTCACCCCCCTATTTTTTTGGCAATGCCAGTTTTTGGGTGAGACAATGGTCGGGGAGGTGCGTTTACACAACACATTAACATAAAAGCCCATCCTCTGTATGTATGACCTACTGAACAACAAGAGTAGATCCAGATTATTTACATGCGACCAGGAAAGTTGCAAGTgtcattaaaacatttaattgttgtaCGTGGCTTTTCTGATATTACTTTTTCTTGCGTAGAACTTGTTTTCGGGTACGAGGAAAGTTACACTTCAAATCGACTTGTGTTTTTTGGTTGGTGCCTGATTTTTTTCACACcatttgtcaaatattaatgatgagagttatttttgaaattattgtgccctaattttatttaaaattttatctttttattattgctgTTCAaagttataaacaatttttatttaacttttcttCTAGCCATCTCATCATTTAATTGGAAGATGTGAATTATAAGTCAGAGATTTGCTTTCAAGcttccaataattttaattttaaagttatgatttttattctttattgtagctacagtttatttttaattatatttgtattaaatctaaacagaaatttttgttaatctttatattacattttaatataacgaataaaacattttataatcagacatttcaatatgttttctatgttattattttgcttTTCTTCCagccacattttattttatattattgtattcaaTATTTGTGTTTGGTCATTTAATTGGAAGATGTATCTTCAAAAAaactcaattataatttaagtatttacttTCAGgtttccaataattttaattttaaaattagatattaaatgttatgtttTTTCTTCTCTATTGTTGctgcagtttatttttttattatatttgtgtttaattcaaaaagtgtgtcttaaataaactttaaacagaattttttattaattttaatattacattttaatgtaacgaataaaacattttataatcagacatttcaatatgttttctatgttattattttacttttcttttagccacattttattttatattgttatgttCAATATCTGTATTTGATCATTTAATTGGAAGATGTATCTTCAAAAAaggtcaattataatttagggATTTACTTTCAGgtttccaataattttaattttaaaattagatattaaatgttatgttttttttcttctctatTGTTActgcagtttatttttttattatatttgtatttaattcaaaaagtgtaccttaaataaactttaaacagaattttttattaattttaatattacattttaatgtaacgaataaaacattttataatcagacatttcaatatgttttctatgttattattttgcttTTCTTTTagccatattttattttatattgttgtgtTCAATATCTGTATTTGATCATTTAATTGGAAGATGTATCTTCAAAAAAACTCAATTATAATTCAAGGATTTACTTTCAGgtttccaataattttaattttaaaattagatattaaatgttatgtttTTTCTTCTCTATTGTTGctgcagtttatttttttattatatttgtatttaattcaaaaagtgtaccttaaataaactttaaacagaattttttattaattttaatattacattttaatataacgaataaaacattttataatcagacatttcaatatgttttctatgttattattttacttttcttttagccacattttattttatattgttgtgtTCAATATCTGTATTTGATCATTTAATTGGAAGATGTATCCTCAAAAAACTCAATTATAATTCAAGGATTTACTTTCAGgtttccaataattttaattttaaaattagatattaaatgttatgtttTTTCTTCTCTATTGTTGctgcagtttatttttttattatatttgtatttcattCATAAAGTGTaccttaaataaactttaaacagaattttttattaattttaatattacattttaatgtaacgaataaaacattttgtaatcagacatttcaatatgttttctatgatattattttacttttcttctagctacattttattttatattgttgtatTCAATATTTGTGTTTGATCATTTAATTGGAAGATGTATCTTCAAAAAaggtcaattataatttagggATTTACTTTCAGgtttccaataattttaattttaaaattagatattaaatgttatgttttttcttttctattgttgctgcagtttattttttttattatatttgtatttaattcaaaaagtgtaccttaaataaactttaaacagaattttttattaattttaatattacattttaatgtaacgaataaaacattttataatcagacatttcaatatgtttcctatgttattattttgcttTTCTTTTagccacattttattttatattgttgtatTGAATATCTGTATTTGATCATTTAATTGGAAGATGTATCttcaaaaaaacttaattataattcagggATTTACTTTCaggtttctaataattttaattttaaaattagatattaaatgttatgtttTTTCTTCCCTATTGTTGctgcagtttatttttttattatattcgtaTTTAATTCAGAAAGTGTaccttaaataaactttaaacagaattttttattaattttaatattacattttaatgtaacgaataaaacattttataatcagacatttcaatatgttttctatgttattattttgcttTTCTTCTagccacattttattttatattgttgtgttcaatatttgtatttgatcATATAATTGGAAGATATATcttcaaaaaacttaattataattcagggATTTACTTTCaggtttctaataattttaattttaaaattagatattaaatgttatgtttTTTCTTCCCTATTGTTGctgcagtttatttttttattatattcgtaTTTAATTCAGAAAGTGTaccttaaataaactttaaacagaattttttattaattttaatattacattttaatgtaacgaataaaacattttataatcagacatttcaatatgttttctatgttattattttgcttTTCTTCTagccacattttattttatattgttgtgttcaatatttgtatttgatcATATAATTGGAAGATATATcttcaaaaaacttaattataattcagggATTTACTTTCaggtttctaataattttaattttaaaattagatattaaatgttatgtttTTTCTTCCCTATTGTTGctgcagtttatttttttattatattcgtaTTTAATTCAGAAAGTGTaccttaaataaactttaaacagaattttttattaattttaatattacattttaatgtaacgaataaaacattttataatcagacatttcaatatgttttctatgttattattttgcttTTCTTCTagccacattttattttatattgttgtgttcaatatttgtatttgatcATATAATTGGAAGATATATcttcaaaaaacttaattataattcagagATTTACTTTCaggtttctaataattttaattttaaaattagatattaaatgttatgtttTTTCTTCTCTATTGTTGctgcagtttatttttttattatattcgtatttaattcagaaagtgtgccttaaataaaatttaaacagaattttattattacattttaatgtaacgaataaaacattttataatcagacatttcaatatgtttcctatgttattattttgcttTTCTTTTagccacattttattttatattgttgtatTGAATATCTGTATTTGATCATTTAATTGGAAGATGtatctttaaaaaaacttaattataattcagggATTTACTTTCAGgtttccaataattttaattttaaaattagatattaaatgttatgttttttcttttttattgttgctgcagtttatttttttattatattcgtaTTTAATTCAGAAAGTGTaccttaaataaactttaaacagaattttttattaattttaatattacattttaatgtaacgaataaaacattttataatcagacatttcaatatgttttctatgatattattttgtttttcttctagccacattttactttatatatttgtattcaatatttgtatttaatcatttaattggaATATGTATctgatatttaactttttatgtaatataattaatttttttaatttaatattaaaatacgtaATGAAATCATGTTTTTAACTCTATGTTTAATGTCAAACAAATGCAAATGAACGaaaatttcttcaaacatCCACAAAGCGACACAGTGACGAGGAAACTCTCACgtccaaaataaatttaagatgtCACTCttctaaatcaatattaacacAACATATAGTTTAATAGGTCATTTCCCCCTAGACAGTTTTTCTTTctgatacattttaaaatatgactcAAACGTAATTCATCATTTCGTTTTCACTCGGCATGATTAAGGAGACGGATGGACAATTAGCACCTTGTTACGCACGTTACTTTCTTTATTGCTTCACTCTTTGTTGTTTGCAGACGGTTTGTTCTAGTAAAATGTGCTGAATAATTTCGCATTTGTTTGATATGAAAATTGTCCCAGTTCATCCTTCAAACAAGACTAAATTCAACTTCGGTTACAATCAACGAATTAATGGAACTAAGTCAGTAAGATACGAGGGAGCAATTTAATCGTTTAACATGTTAAATCACTCGTGGGTGGCATTATCTGCAGACTAGAAAATGTGGGAAAACGGCAGTAAATGTCGTGATGTCCTGCAAGAAGCTCCTGCTGTTTATTCTCGTCGTTCACATCGATTGCATCAGCACAGTGGTGCTGCACAATGAAACCTTTGAGGAGGGTGAGTCAGAGTATCATTGTAATCAAGGTTGGATTAAGGTTTTGTTCTTGCAGGACGCAAGAAGAAGGACAAGTATCTGCTTCCGGTTATTTTGGGCGGGTTTATTATCAAGGCGGTCATATTTCCGCTGGCGTTCAAAGTTATGGCGGTCATGACCAGTGTTTCGGTGCTGTTGAGCCTGATGAGTTTGATTTTGTCTTCGATAGTGGGTTATGTTAAAGTGGCGTTGAAGCATCAATCTCCGGTTGTTAAAGTTATACATCTGAATGATCAATGGACTAAGGATGATTACAGGGATTTGGAGGAGTATCCGTATTATCATTCAGATactttgattgattgattgattgaatagtttattgattgttCATGTATTAGTAGTTACAAAATTCAATGTCActattctaaatataattattaaacaaacagtgtaaaagttttaataatcttttatttGACAGTTGTTTTTAGTGATGACGATTTCTTCTATTTGTATAATGTCGAAAACACCTAATCCATTTTTAAGAGTTtatatgattatatttatataatattattagtttacaTGACAGGCTGCAatgttagaattaaaaaaatatcaattattattaggaacaacaacaaatactgaacttgataaaaataaaatggtgtaACCGGAATATTGCGTACTCTACGTTGCCTATCCCAACCAAAAACAGTGCTATCTTGTGAAagtattattatgaaaatatgtttagtgattaaataataaaactatattagTAATTTTCCTGAATTTCAGGAGAACATCATTGTTACAGAAGTTGAATAagatcaaaaattcaaatttaaaaactgctTTCATCCGaattaacaaatgaaattGATGTTCCACAAGGAACCGTgctaaagaaataagtatttttatgttaaaactgcCAGaagtcaattttaaacaaatactgaacttggtaataataaaattgtgtaaccGGAATATTTCGTACTCGT encodes the following:
- the LOC126265642 gene encoding uncharacterized protein LOC126265642, whose amino-acid sequence is MSCKKLLLFILVVHIDCISTVVLHNETFEEGRKKKDKYLLPVILGGFIIKAVIFPLAFKVMAVMTSVSVLLSLMSLILSSIVGYVKVALKHQSPVVKVIHLNDQWTKDDYRDLEEYPYYHSDTLID